The window tatatatatacacatatatatacacatacatatacatatatacatacatatatacatatacatatatatacatacatatatacatatacatacatatatacatatatatacacatatatacatataaatacacatatatacacataaatatacacacatatatatattcatatatatatacatatatatatacacatatatattcatatatatacatatatatatacatatatacatatataaacatatatacatatatatatatacatatatacatatatatatacatatatatacatatgtatacatatatatacatatatatattgttggaataatgattcaaaccttttaaatcatatacatgtacatatatatacatgtatatatacatgtacatatatatatatacatgtacatatatatatacatgtatatatacatgtacatatatatatacatgtatatatacatgtacatatatatacatgtatatatacatgtacatatatatatacatgtatatatatacatgtatatatatatgtatatatatacatgtatatatacatgtatatataaatgtatgtgtatatatacatacatatatatacacatatatacatacatacatatacatacatacatatacatacatatatacatatatatacatatatatacatacatatacatacatatatatatatgtatatatatatatatatttatatatatatatacatgtatatatacacatgtacatatatatatacatgtacatatatatatatacacatgtatatatacatgtacatatatatatacatctatatatacatgtacatatatatatatatatgcatatatacatgtacatatatatctacatgtatatatacatgaatatatacatgtacatgtatatatacatgtatatatacatgtacatatatatatatacatgtatatatacatgtacatatatatatacatgtatatatacatgtacatatatatatacatgtatatatacatgtacatatatatatacatgtatatatacatgtacatatatatatacatgtatatatacatgtacatatatatatacatgtatatatacatgtacatatatatacatgtatatatacatgtacatatatatatacatgtatatatacatgtacatatatatatacatgtatatatacatgtatatatatatacatgtatatttacatgtacatatatatatatacatgtatatatacatgtacatatacatacacatatatacacatatatacacacatatacacacatatacacacatatatacacatttatatatacacacatatatacacatatatatacacatatatatacacatatatatacacatatatatgtacacatatatatacacatatatatacacacatatatatacacatatatatacacatatatatatacacatatatatatatacatatatacacacatatatacacacatatacacacacatgtacacacatgtacacacatgtacacatatatatacacacatatatacatatataaacacacatatatacacacacatatacacacatatatacacacacatatacacacacatacacacacatatacacacatacacacacacatatacacacacacatacacacacacatacacacacatatacacacacacatacacacacacacacatacatatacacacacacatatacacacacatatccacacacacatatccacatacatatatacacacatatatacacacagatatatacacacagatatatacacacacatatatacacacacatatacacacacatatacacacacacatatacacacacatatatacacacatatatacacacacacatatatacacacacatatatacacacacatatatacacacatatatacacacatacatacacatatatacacacatatatacacacatatacacacatatacacacacatatacacacacatatacacacacatatccaCACACACATATCCACACACACATATCCACACACATatccacatacatatatacacacacatatatacacacagatatatacacacacatatacacacacacatatacacacacacatatacacacacatatatacacacatatatacacacacatatatacacacacatatacacacacatacatacacatatatatacacacatatatacacacatatatacacacatatacacacacatatatacacatatacacacatatacacacacatatacacacacatatacacatacatatacatatacacaaatatatatacatatatatatacacatatatatatatacatatatatatacatatatatacatatatatatacatatatatatatatatatatacatatatatatatacatatatatacatatatatatatatacatatatacatatatatacatatatatatacatatatatatacatatatatatacatatatatatacatatatacatatatatacatatatatatacatatatatatatacatatatatacacatatatatatacatatatatatatatacatatatatatacatacatatatacatacatatatacatacatatatatacacatatatatacacatatatacatacatatatatatacacatatatatatacacacacatatatatacacatatatacatatatatatatatatatatatatacacatatatatatacacacacatatatatacatatatacacatatatatacacatatatatacacatatatatatacacatatatatatatacacacatatatatacatatatacacatatatatacatatatatacatatatatacatatatatacatatatatacatatatatatatacatatatatgtacatacatatatatacatatatatacatatatacatatacatatatacatatacatatatacatatacatatatacatatacatatatacatatatatacacatatatatacacatatatatacatatatacacatatatatacatatatatatatatatacacatatatacatatatatacacatatatacatatatatatacacatatatacatatataaatacatatatatacacatatatatacatatatatacatatacatatatatatatacatatacatatatatatatacatatatatacatatatacatatacatatatatatacatatatatacatatatacatatatatacatatatacatatatatatatacatatatacatatatatacatatatatatatatacatatatatatacatagatatatacatatatatacatatatacatatatatacacatatatacatatatatacatatatatacatatatacatatatatatatacatatatacatatatatacacatatatatacatatacatatatatatatacatatatatacatataccgtaattactcgaatataacgcgcactcgaaaataacacgcaggtataactttgggccaaaaaaatctggaaaaacgcagtactcgaatatagtgcgcacctaaaatttcccgctgacgaaaatcagaaatcttacctttttttcttcgtttcacgattgttttgttcaaacaaatttattcattagaatccttcaaatgaagagttcctctctctctttgtctgtcctctcatacatctcttcgttgagaatcctatcaacgtccacgcttccttcatccacttcctcttcctcccacaacacatcatccgattggctttacgagatgacgtaaaatccgtgcgtcaaagtgagtttgacaatgcttttttcgatcgaaaatttgtaatttattttattcaattcaatttcaattcaatttatttggcaagaaaaagcaccaggctaagggccatgtaacaagacacaaaaaaaaaaaaaattaaaaaaaaaaaaaaaaaaaaaaaaaaaaattagttcttgattataacacgcacccccaactattggaattaattatatagcaaaaatatgcgtgttatattcgagtaattacggtatacacatatatacatatatatatatgtatatatatacatatatatatacatacatatatacatatatatatacatatacatatatatacatatatacatatatatatacataaatatacatatatatacatatatacatatatatatatatacacacatatatatatatacatatatatatacatatatacatatatatacatatatacatatatacatatatatacatatatacatatatatatacatatatatacatatatatacacatatacacatatatacatatatacacatatatatacatatatatatacacatatatatacacatatatacatatatatacatatatatatacacacatatatatatatatatatacatatatatatacacatatacatatatatatatatatatatatatatatatatatatatatatatatgcacacatatatacatatatatacatataattacatatatatacacatatatacatatatatttaaatatgtatatatagatatatatacatacatatatacatatacatatatatatacatacatatatacatatatatatatacatacatatatacatacatatatatacatacatatatacacatatatacatacatacatatatatacacttatatatacatatatagatatttatatatatataaatattatatctaaaatagtccggcccacatgacatcgagttggcgttaatgcacccttgggctttttgtataaagtttcctgcagtgatttttaatGTCCACCAGGTTtcagtattctgcgaagcagtgggtcactgtatggaaacgacaagtgatgctcacaaacccatcactcgtagtgagtcaatacaatcattacggtatacataaagagttttaattcaaaacacaaagagcaaactgaaaacatgaaccaaaaatcaaaaattacaccccccaaaattaaaatgaacaaaaagccacaggaagcagtaagccatgggttaacgagacatggaaaacaggtgggtgacacacaggggaggcgaccacaggtgaaagcaatgtacaatcacaacgataagtttcaagccatcaatatttttttcatactaatgattatacataagaatattgagtattatccgtttgttcaacattaaaataaaaaaaaacaattcaaatttgacttcatataccaactgccaggtctatttacatacagatcaaatccgtttggataaatataaaaaggaaaactactccaaaatgaacccaaagtaagttcttatagttaaaaaaggaaaagaatgtagtttacaaagctaatagataattctgaagattaaatgaaataaaacaacatttgacttgtttttctctttttcaaacagacacaaattcacagcagactaattttatcaacatgattcaaaaatgacacgagggattctcataatttttgccaattaatagataacatacacacatacacacacacatttgtgtcttttaagtcttatgaataaatccttggcaacaaacttagtattatgtattattaagtatttttaaccaacgtgttgaaccaaaaattgagcaaagaaaggcctttcgccactgcgggttgttaagtcttcttttcaagttcccttctgtcaaaatgttggaacattaactgcacctggaaaaggtttttgaattgtgtagctttttaattaggctgttgtagcgaatctgtggccacaaactgagcaggaaaacattgttctcctgtgtgggttaataagtgttcttttaagcttctcctttgggaaaatgtttgaccacaaactgaacacgaaaatggtttttcacctgtgtgggttcttgtgtgggtttttatcgttcctgttagaattattatggaatattctatatgtgttgtaagcatttttcaataagtagtaaggctataaatcaagtcatgggaagatggactttttcctccacattcgactcctcaaggacaaagaaaaaaagaggacacggcgttacggacacttctcccggcaggaccaaatgagactgttatgacgagactccaccagcagatttgaaaatacggctttgcttacattataatactgctttgtttacattataatcctgcttggtttactttagaaagctttgcttacattataatactaccgtaattactcgaatataacacgcatatttttgctatataattaattccaatagttgggggtgcgtgttataatcaagaactaataattttttttttattttattttttttttattttttttttttgtcttgttacatggcccttagcctggtgctttttcttgccaaataaattgaattgaaattgaattgaataaaataaattacaaatttttgatcgaaaaaagcattgtcaaactcactttgacgcacggattttacgtcatctcgtaaagccaatcggatgatgtgttgtgggaggaagaggaagtggatgaaggaagcgtggacgttgataggattctcaacgaagagatgtatgagaggacagacaaagagagagaggaactcttcatttgaaggattctaatgaataaatttgtttgaacaaaacaatcgtgaaacgaagaaaaaaaggtaagatttctgattttcgtcagcgggaaattttaggtgcgcactatatttgagtactgcgtttttccagatttttttggccgaaaattacctgcgtgttattttcgagtgcgcgttatattcgagtaattacggtactttgTTTACCTAATaaggaaaatattatgcaattcttcacaccattgttttgggggttgtcacaccatttcatttctcagactgttgtttttctaaaccagcgagggtgttattgtactgattacataaacatgtttttagaatgtcgcgattaaatacaatgattcagttactacaatttagaatgcactgtggactgagacgacgtcacaaggcatctccttcgaagttgtaagcagaatttgttgaaagatgtttttccttttttaattaaatattactaataatgatttaaaaggtttgaatcattattccaacagttcccttatctgtaaatgttttaccgcaaactgcacacgagaaagatttttaaactgtgtgttcttgcatgactaattaagtaatccttccgtgtgaatgtttgaccacaaagtgaacacgaaaatggtttttcaccagtgtgggttcttgtgtggatttttaagttttgcttgtgtgtaaatctttgaccacaaactgaacacgaaaatggtttttcactcgagtgtgttctcgtgtgcatttttaagattcccttctctgtaaatcttttaccacaaactgaacacgaaaatggtttttcacctgtgtgggttcttgtgtgcatttttaagattcccttctctttaaatctttgaccacaaactgaacacgaaaatggtttttcaccagtgtggattattgtgtgtatttttaagcttgcTTTCTCTGTatatctttgaccacaaactgaacacgaaaatgtattttcacccgtgtgtgttcttgcatgactatctAAGTCTCctttgtgtgaatctttgaccacaaactgaacacgaaaatggtttttcacccgtgagTGTTCTTGTGTCTTTTTAAGTGATGCTGTAGAGAAaaggttttaccgcaaactgaacacgaaaatggttttccaccagtgtgggttcttgtgtgcctttttaagttttgcttgtgtgtaaatctttgaccacaaactgaacacgaaaatggtttttcaccagtgtgggttcttgtgtgtatttttaagctttctttctctttaaatctttgaccacaaactgaacacgaaaatggtttttcaccagtgtgggtgcttgtgtgcgattttaagtaatgctgttgagaaaaggctttaccacaaactgaacacgaaaatggtttttcaccagtgtgggttcttgtgtggatttttaagcttcctttctgtgtaaatcttttaccgcaaactgaacacgaaaatgttttttcacctgtgtgttttcttgcatgactatttaagtgttccttctgtgtgaatctttgaccacaaaatgaacacgcaaatggtttttcaccagtgtgtgttcttgtgtgcgattttaagtaatgctgttgagaaaaggctttaccgcaaactgaacacgaaaatggtttttcaccagtgtgggttcttgtgtgcctttttaagttttgcttgtgtgtaaatctttgaccgcaaactgaacacgaaaatgttttttcacctgtgtgtgttcttgcatgactatttaagtgttccttccgtgtgaatctttgaccacaaaatgaacacgaaaatggtttttcaccagtgtgggttcttgtatgactaattaagtttcccttccgtgtgaatctttgaccgcaaactgaacacgaaaatggtttttcaccagtgtgtgttcttgcatgaatatttaactttcccttgtgtgtaaatgttttaccacaaattgtacataagggtttctccccggtgtggctcctcatatgtgttttcaaagtagactttttcccaaagatttttccacactgagagcatttccagagtttgccgtccttaagaccttcattgtcataaagcaactcttcgctttctgataacggagcaattaaattgtctgcttgcccttctgctgagctgccgttcggagtctccgcccctctgccggccacgcccagatcatcttcactcttgaaaggctcaccagttgacacagtcacatcatcttcctcctttttgatttgctgttgagggaactctggctcctcctctttaaattggggtaatgttaaggtgtgtgcaggctccgcccctctgctggtcacgcccagatcctcttccctcttcaggaattcaccaagtgaccaggtgacatcatcttcctccttgattggaagtcgctcgtctctcatttgttgttgagggaactctggctcctcctctttaatttggggtaaggttaaggtgtgtgcaggctccgcccctctgctggtcacgcccagatcctcttccctcttcaggaattcaccaagtgaccaggtgacatcatcttcctccttcttgattggaagtcgctcgactctcatttgttgttgagagaactctggctcctcccctttgatttgggggagctcgagttcctttttaaggccagcagactctttcccatcaggaccaaggtattctctgaaacctgcaaagacacgaaaataaatgatatgtttcataatctgtctatctaacgagaagtcatttaggttagactgggaatgtaaagtcttatacttatatcggcggtggttaggctcgtaacatgacattaacttgaaatttaactgaaatcaactc is drawn from Stigmatopora argus isolate UIUO_Sarg chromosome 20, RoL_Sarg_1.0, whole genome shotgun sequence and contains these coding sequences:
- the LOC144065560 gene encoding uncharacterized protein LOC144065560, with product MSARTQRPKLQEELFEVKQEHSTHEQLTVCNITHEKVVLHRLEGFREYLGPDGKESAGLKKELELPQIKGEEPEFSQQQMRVERLPIKKEEDDVTWSLGEFLKREEDLGVTSRGAEPAHTLTLPQIKEEEPEFPQQQMRDERLPIKEEDDVTWSLGEFLKREEDLGVTSRGAEPAHTLTLPQFKEEEPEFPQQQIKKEEDDVTVSTGEPFKSEDDLGVAGRGAETPNGSSAEGQADNLIAPLSESEELLYDNEGLKDGKLWKCSQCGKIFGKKSTLKTHMRSHTGEKPLCTICGKTFTHKGKLNIHARTHTGEKPFSCSVCGQRFTRKGNLISHTRTHTGEKPFSCSFCGQRFTRKEHLNSHARTHTGEKTFSCSVCGQRFTHKQNLKRHTRTHTGEKPFSCSVCGKAFSQQHYLKSHTRTHTGEKPFACSFCGQRFTQKEHLNSHARKHTGEKTFSCSVCGKRFTQKGSLKIHTRTHTGEKPFSCSVCGKAFSQQHYLKSHTSTHTGEKPFSCSVCGQRFKEKESLKIHTRTHTGEKPFSCSVCGQRFTHKQNLKRHTRTHTGGKPFSCSVCGKTFSLQHHLKRHKNTHG